The following coding sequences lie in one Spirosoma sp. KUDC1026 genomic window:
- a CDS encoding endonuclease/exonuclease/phosphatase family protein has protein sequence MKKLVALFLLGSTLLVHSALAQKNAPIQIASYNLRFNNPSDGPNAWPNRKEMVKKLIQYHGFEIFGTQEALRGQLNDIAELKEFAFLGKGRDDGKEGGEHSAIFYKKDRFEVLQSGDFWLSETPDKPGKGWDVTCCNRICSWAKFRDKTTKKEFFFFSAHFDHQAVVARRESGKLMVQKIKEIAKNEPVIFVGDLNSTPETEQVKTIQTLLSDSYAITTMKPYGPVGTFSAFKMDAPMDNRIDYVFVSKRFKVNKYGVLTDQEDHRFPSDHFPVVVEAVLE, from the coding sequence ATGAAAAAATTAGTTGCCTTATTCCTATTGGGTAGTACCCTGCTGGTGCATTCGGCACTGGCGCAGAAGAACGCCCCCATTCAAATTGCGTCGTACAACCTACGCTTCAATAACCCAAGTGATGGACCCAACGCCTGGCCTAACCGGAAAGAGATGGTAAAAAAGCTTATCCAATATCACGGCTTTGAGATCTTCGGCACGCAGGAAGCCCTGCGTGGTCAGCTGAACGACATTGCCGAACTGAAGGAGTTTGCCTTTCTGGGCAAAGGCCGCGACGACGGTAAAGAAGGAGGGGAACATTCGGCAATTTTCTACAAAAAAGACCGGTTTGAGGTACTGCAATCCGGCGATTTCTGGCTGAGCGAAACCCCGGATAAACCGGGTAAGGGCTGGGACGTTACCTGCTGCAACCGCATCTGCTCGTGGGCTAAATTCCGGGATAAGACGACCAAAAAAGAGTTTTTCTTTTTCAGTGCCCACTTCGATCACCAGGCCGTTGTCGCCCGTCGCGAGTCGGGAAAACTGATGGTGCAGAAGATCAAGGAGATCGCAAAAAACGAGCCGGTTATCTTCGTGGGCGACCTGAACTCGACGCCCGAGACGGAGCAGGTAAAAACAATTCAGACACTGCTAAGTGATTCGTACGCGATAACTACCATGAAGCCCTACGGCCCGGTTGGTACGTTCTCGGCGTTTAAGATGGATGCGCCTATGGATAATCGGATTGATTACGTGTTTGTCAGCAAGCGATTTAAAGTTAACAAATACGGTGTTCTGACCGATCAGGAAGACCACCGCTTCCCGTCTGACCACTTCCCGGTGGTTGTCGAAGCGGTGCTTGAGTAG
- a CDS encoding RagB/SusD family nutrient uptake outer membrane protein produces MKVYKGWLILLGGLTLAGCNELDQVPEATATKTAVFSSERGLELYANSFYNILPTAGDIIRSDEMADYGARTQVPDFLREGAYSSRQSSGWTWTNLRNINYFLENNNNPAVSADVRRHYTALARFFRAWFYFDKVKRFGDVPWINRTLPVNDEALYAARDPRAVVMDSVLADLNFACANIRTTSDNSRSLITKAVAYGLKSRVCLFEGTFRKYNTSYQQAGTANQWLTEAVSASDWVMKNGGFSLNQSQGTDLSYRQLFISKTPVTSEVMLSAVADANLSVFNDANWWWTSATYGARLSLIRTFVNTYLNIDGTPFTSTAGYQTKPFVEEVKNRDKRLQQTIRMGNHQRTNAGAVEAAPPVFSYTYTGYQPIKWALDDVYYDGGTRNDNSISTMRYAEILLNYAEAKAELGTLTDADWANTVGALRKRAGITSGLTNRPTTVDTYLQTNYFPGIADPSLLEIRRERGIELVFEGFRFYDLVRWHRGDLLMMPWNGFYVPAIDQPMDLNGDGKNDVYFYKDKPVTPSLAGVTYINVAPTVNGVVNPQRLKNDTSGELTWLTNVPRIWTDKNYLYPIPETDRQANPNLGQNPGW; encoded by the coding sequence ATGAAAGTATATAAAGGATGGCTCATCCTGCTGGGTGGATTAACGCTGGCAGGCTGTAACGAACTGGATCAGGTTCCGGAAGCCACCGCCACCAAAACGGCGGTATTCAGCAGTGAACGCGGTCTGGAGTTGTACGCCAACTCGTTCTACAACATTCTGCCCACGGCGGGCGATATTATCCGCTCGGATGAAATGGCGGACTACGGTGCTCGGACCCAGGTGCCTGATTTCCTGCGGGAAGGGGCTTACAGTTCGCGGCAGAGTTCGGGCTGGACCTGGACCAACCTGAGGAATATCAACTACTTCCTGGAGAATAACAACAACCCGGCTGTGTCGGCCGATGTTCGGCGGCACTACACGGCATTGGCGCGGTTCTTCCGGGCGTGGTTCTACTTCGATAAGGTAAAACGCTTTGGCGATGTGCCCTGGATCAACCGGACGCTGCCCGTTAACGACGAAGCGCTCTATGCCGCCCGCGATCCCCGGGCGGTGGTGATGGATTCGGTGCTGGCCGATCTGAACTTTGCCTGTGCGAACATCCGCACGACCAGCGATAACTCTCGGTCATTGATTACGAAAGCGGTAGCCTACGGATTGAAGTCGCGGGTGTGTCTGTTCGAAGGGACATTCCGGAAATATAATACGTCCTACCAGCAGGCTGGGACGGCTAACCAGTGGCTGACCGAAGCCGTCAGTGCATCCGACTGGGTGATGAAAAACGGCGGTTTCAGCCTGAATCAGTCACAGGGAACGGATCTGTCGTACCGGCAACTGTTCATCAGCAAAACGCCCGTTACGTCGGAGGTCATGCTGTCGGCGGTGGCCGATGCGAACCTGAGTGTGTTTAACGACGCCAACTGGTGGTGGACCAGCGCGACCTACGGCGCCCGCCTGAGCCTGATCCGAACGTTTGTTAATACGTACCTGAACATCGACGGAACGCCCTTTACGTCAACGGCTGGCTACCAGACGAAACCGTTTGTGGAAGAAGTGAAAAACCGCGATAAGCGCCTGCAACAGACCATTCGGATGGGTAATCATCAGCGTACCAACGCCGGTGCTGTGGAAGCGGCCCCTCCGGTTTTCTCATACACCTACACCGGCTACCAGCCGATCAAATGGGCGCTGGACGACGTGTATTACGACGGTGGTACCCGGAACGATAATTCGATTTCGACCATGCGCTATGCCGAAATCCTGCTGAACTACGCCGAAGCCAAAGCTGAACTCGGTACGCTGACCGACGCCGACTGGGCCAATACGGTTGGCGCGCTGCGCAAACGGGCGGGTATTACGAGCGGGCTAACGAACCGCCCAACCACAGTCGATACGTACCTGCAAACTAACTACTTCCCCGGCATTGCCGATCCGTCGCTGCTGGAAATTCGCCGGGAGCGGGGGATCGAGCTGGTGTTTGAGGGGTTCCGGTTTTATGATCTGGTCCGCTGGCACCGGGGCGACCTGCTGATGATGCCCTGGAACGGGTTCTACGTACCCGCTATCGACCAGCCAATGGATCTGAATGGTGACGGTAAAAACGACGTGTATTTCTACAAGGACAAACCCGTTACCCCCTCGCTGGCCGGGGTGACCTACATCAACGTGGCCCCAACGGTGAACGGTGTCGTGAACCCGCAGCGCCTGAAAAATGATACGTCCGGCGAGCTGACCTGGCTCACGAACGTGCCGCGCATCTGGACCGACAAAAATTACCTCTATCCAATTCCAGAAACCGACCGGCAGGCGAACCCAAACCTGGGTCAGAATCCGGGCTGGTAG